A genomic region of Magnolia sinica isolate HGM2019 chromosome 6, MsV1, whole genome shotgun sequence contains the following coding sequences:
- the LOC131248902 gene encoding small ribosomal subunit protein eS25 codes for MAPKKEKAPPPSSKPAKSGGGKQKKKKWSKGKQKEKVNNMVLFDQASYDKLLSEVPKYKLITPSILSDRLRINGSLARRAIKDLMARGSIRMISAHSSQQIYTRATNT; via the exons ATG GCGCCTAAGAAGGAGAAGGCTCCCCCACCATCTTCCAAGCCCGCAAAATCCGGCGGTGGCAAACAGAAGAAAAAG AAATGGAGCAAAGGAAAGCAGAAGGAGAAGGTGAACAACATGGTTCTCTTCGATCAGGCTAGTTATGACAAGCTTCTTTCAGAAGTTCCGAAGTACAAGCTCATCACCCCTTCGATCTTGTCTGACAGACTGAGG ATTAATGGATCACTTGCAAGAAGGGCAATCAAAGATCTGATGGCAAGGGGTTCCATCAGAATGATTTCTGCTCACTCAAGTCAGCAGATATACACCAGAGCCACCAATACCTAG